From Chryseobacterium sp. IHB B 17019, one genomic window encodes:
- a CDS encoding ion transporter, with translation MEREHNLVPEDALWKRHLYRIIYRSDTKLGKLFDIILLSLILLSTFIILMESVPKLDKKFHYTFIIMEWIISVVFTAEYWSRIAVVKNKKNYIFSFFGIIDFLALVPFYLSLIFPVTKYFLIFRMLRMLRVFRVFNLMDFMNDGFVIVRALKNSSRKIYIFLLFLIIFSVIVGSLMFMVEGGRPGFETIPQAIYWAVVTVTTVGYGDVSPITPMGKFFAVILMLAGYSIIAVPTGIVTAEMRNKRQNLEKICDRCGNEDIDDDARYCKQCGKKLA, from the coding sequence ATGGAAAGAGAACACAACCTTGTTCCCGAAGATGCGCTGTGGAAAAGACACCTTTATAGAATAATTTATCGCTCCGATACAAAGCTCGGAAAGCTGTTTGATATCATCCTGCTTTCTTTAATTCTCCTCAGCACCTTCATTATTCTGATGGAAAGTGTACCGAAGCTGGACAAAAAGTTCCATTATACTTTCATTATCATGGAGTGGATCATATCCGTTGTCTTTACGGCTGAATATTGGTCCCGGATCGCGGTTGTGAAAAATAAAAAAAATTATATTTTCAGTTTTTTCGGGATTATTGATTTTTTGGCGCTGGTTCCTTTTTATCTAAGCTTAATTTTTCCGGTTACGAAATATTTCCTGATTTTCAGGATGCTGAGAATGCTGAGAGTTTTCAGGGTTTTCAACCTTATGGATTTTATGAACGACGGTTTCGTCATTGTACGGGCTTTGAAGAACAGTTCAAGAAAAATTTATATTTTCCTTTTATTTCTGATTATCTTTTCAGTGATTGTCGGTTCTCTGATGTTTATGGTGGAGGGCGGCCGACCGGGATTTGAAACAATCCCTCAGGCGATTTACTGGGCGGTTGTTACGGTAACTACCGTTGGGTACGGTGATGTTTCTCCTATAACTCCAATGGGGAAGTTCTTTGCGGTGATTCTAATGCTGGCCGGTTATTCGATTATTGCGGTCCCGACGGGAATTGTAACGGCCGAAATGAGAAACAAAAGACAAAACCTGGAAAAGATCTGTGACAGATGCGGAAATGAAGATATTGATGATGATGCACGTTATTGCAAACAGTGTGGCAAGAAATTAGCTTAA